The nucleotide window GCAGAGGCAACGGTGAATACGATCCGGAGTGGGATTGGCACGCGCAGAATATTAAAATGGCCGCGGCGCTTACGGCGAAGGGTTACGATCTGAATTATTGCTGGGGCATCGGCACGCATTCCAACAAGCAAGGCGGCGCGATGATGCCGGAAATGTTACGGTGGCTCTGGCGCGATTATCCCCGTCCGGACGATCCGAAGGATGATAGTAATCGGAAGTTGTTGGGCGCGGTGGAATCGAAGTAGGAGCTCGTGCCTGCGCGCACGTGCACCGTCTTGTTCACAAGTTCAGTCCCGCATGCGTCAATTTGCCTTGAGCCGGAAAAATTTTTGCGATCCGCTTGTGAGATTGGTGTAAGGGCTTGTTGCGCTGGGCAAAGTGGTATAGGAGCCGGTGAGCGATGGCGCGGATTGCAAGGAAAAGGCTGGAGCATTCGTCCAACTCAGCACAGCGGTGTTGCCCGTTTTTCGAATGTAAAGCAGCGGATCACCCCACAGTTGGACCGCATAAGTCCGCGCCACACCGTTGAAAATGGTGAAATCTCCTCCGATCAGAACCGTTCCGTTGGGGCGCAAGGCCAGAGAATTGACGCGATTATAGATGCCATTTTTGGCTCCCATGCCGGGATCGAAGACCGTGTCCAGACTTCCATCCTGGTTCAGTCGCGCGACGCCGTTGCGAGGTGTTCCGTTGAAAAGCCTGAGATCTCCTCCAATAAGCACCTTGCCATTCGGTTGTACGATGATCGAAAAGACATAGCCATTGAAGTCTGTTCCGGTTCCAGGATGAAACGTGGTATCGAGGCTTCCATCATTATTCAGCCGGGCAATGTGCCAGTTGGTGGTCCCATTGAATTTGGAGAAAGCTCCGCCGATCAGCACTTTGCCGTCTGCCTGCGGCGCGAGAGAATAAACACTGTTATTGACTGTACCTGAACCGGGGTTGAATGTGCTGTCCAGACTTCCATCCGCGTTCAACCGCGCGACGCAACGCCGGAGGACTCCATTGACACCGCTAAAATCCCCTCCCAGCAGCACCTTGCCGTCCGACTGGACAGCGAGGCAGAAGACCCCGCCTTCGGTGGCTCCTGAACCGGGATTGAAAGTATTATCCAGACTTCCATCGGCGTTTAACCGCGCGATATTGGTCCGGCTGGTTCCGTTGATACTGTTGAAAAATCCGCCCAGCACTATTTTGCCATCCGTCTGCACGGCCACGGAAACAATCTCCGCATACTCACTAGGGGCAGGGTGAAAGGCGTTGTCCAGGCTCCCGTCCGTATTTAGCCGCGCCAAGGCATTTCGATTCGTGCCTTGGAAGAGATTGAAATATCCTCCTACCAATGCCTTACCGTCAGACTGACTGGCTACACAATCAATGCGGTAAGAGCCGGAAGGATCGTAAGCCGAAGGCACTCCGCCCGGGCCGCTGCCGGGATTGAAAGTGGTGTCCAAAGTACCGTCCACGTTCAGTCGAGCGATGCGATTCCGATTCGTCCCGTTGATGGAAGCAAAAGCGCCGCTGATGAGAGCCTTGCCATCCCGCTGCATGGCGACAGAATTAACCGGGCCGTCTATTCCGGTGTAAGATTGAAACGCGCTGTCCGGAGTTCCGTTGGTGTTCAGTCGTATTAAGCCCTTCCATTTGCTATAGCCGAGGATGCTCGACTCTGATCCCACCAACACCTTGCCGTTTGCTTGCACACATACAGCGTTGACGTGGTTGCTCGCTCCGGTAGCGGGATCGAATGTGGTGTCCAAAATTCCATCGGGCTGCAAGCGTGCCACACCAGGCCGGGATACTCCGTTAACGGCCGTAAAATCGCCGCCCACGATCAATTTGCCGTCCGTTTGCTGGGCGACAGTTCGCACCGCGAAGTCTGTCCCGGTGGTGAATGCAGTATCCAAACTTCCATCGACGTTCAGCCGCGCGATATTGTTCCGGGTCGTCCCATTGACGCTGGCAAAATAGCCTCCGATGACCAACTTGCCATTCGTTTGCAAGGTGACGGAATTGATACCAAAGTTCGGTCCGGTGCCAAATTGGAAGGAATCGTCCAAATTGCCACTGGCATCCAGGCGGGCAATGTGATTCCGGACCGTGTCATTGATATAGGAGAAATCTCCCGCGATCAGCACTTTGCCATCGGTCTGGACCGCGACGGCAGAAACGTAACTATCGAACGTGTTAAATGGATAAAAGGTATTGTCCAGACTGCCATCGGGTTTGAGGCGTAAAATTCCCGGGAAACCATAGCCCACGCCCACCAATATTTTGCCGTCCGCCTGAACCGCGAGGCAAGTGGCTGCATAACCCACCCATGAACTGGGCGTGAATGTGGTGTCCAAAGTGCCGTCCGGATTCAGTCGGGCGAGCAAATCCCGTTCGGTCCCGTTGAAGTTGGTGAAAGTTCCGGCAACAAGGATTTTGCCATTACTTTGCAGAGCGATGCAAGTTACAGGCTCGTCCGGTCCAGTGCCAGTATTAAATGTGCTGTCCGCCGTACCATCCTGGTTTAGTCGGGCAATGAAATTGCGGACTGCGCCCCGGACCGTGCTAAATGTGCCGCCAATGATAATTTTGCCATCGGATTGGGCGACAACGCTGGAAACGGAGCCATTAATTCCTGAACCAGGATCAAAGCTTAGATCCACATCGCCCGGATTGGCATGCAGGCCCCCAACAAAACAGAGACACACTAGAGAGATAAGTAAAAATCGTTGCATGGGTTATAAATCTAAAAATGGTTCATCGCGACAGAAGCAATGTGTGTGTGCCATTGGCTGTTCGGAGACTGTTCAGTCTGAACTTCGAGTTCATATGGGCATTTCTGAGTATTCACGCACCTTGTCACGGTAATTCGGGTTCGGATTTGAAGGGATTAATGCGACATATTCAAGAAAACAATTTCAATATCAAGCTGTTCTACCTTCCAAACCGGCGGTTCCAACTCTGGGACGGCGAAAATGAAGGCCTACTCGCTTAACTCGCGGGTGCAGTATTCGTTGTCGGTGGTAACCGTTAGTTGATTGATGTTTGGAAATTGGCCGCTACCAGCGCTGGTGGAAACGGGCTCTTTTCTCCCAATCTCTGCTCGTCGCAGAAGAGTGAATTTGATTCGGCACCGAAGAGGTTGACGGTCTGAAATTGCCGTGGAATTACGGTGACACGACGTGGTAGAAGCGGGCGGATTGGGCGGAGGGGTTTGTTTCGGTGTAGGTGACGGGGTCGGTTCCGAAAGTTCCGGACATTACGGAAACCCAACTGGACGGGTTGGAAAGATTGGTGGTGGCCATGACGTGAAAGGGTTGGGCAAGCGGACCACTGAAAGAAAACTGAAAGGCGCCGTTCGTCAGCAGTTTGCCGCCTGAGACCATGGGTGTTACGTAGGCCTCAACCCGGCCAAGGAAACGGCGAACGAATGCCGCATCCGCACTGGCTTTGACAGTGATATCGTAGAAGCCGTTGTTGGTTTCACTTCCGACATTGATCAGGTTGGTGGTGTGCGCGGGGACAATATAGTTGGCTGAACCAGCGACGACATAGCCGTTGGTGACGGTGAAGGTAACGGCAGTGCTGGAGGAATTGGCCAGGGCGATTTTGATTCCGGCATTGGCAGGATTAAGCACGGAGACGGCTTCAATTTTTTGAAAATCAGAACTGATGCTGCCGGCGAATCGGCGCTGGAAGCCATTCGGACCGTAGCAGGTGAAATCATATTTCCCGGCGGTGGCAGTCGTGCTGAAGGAGGCGTTGGCGGAGCCAGTCGTGTCGACATCGAAAGGCCAGGGGCCATCCGTGCGAAAGGCGTTGGCATAAACGCCGAAGTGAACTGAGGCTGCGCCGGTATTGGTCATGGTAATCGTGAAAGTGCTCGTGGCGGAATTCAACGTGCAACTGGCGTCCGGTTGATAGGGCAGGGGCATTGGAACCATGCTGCCGCTTTCCTGGATGGGAAAGGATTGCGGCGATGGCACGGCGGGCGTTTCACCGACGGGACATTCGACCGTGGCGACGCCTGGGATAATGGGATAATCCGGATTGGGATGCGCGAAATCGAAGGCGCTGGTCATATCACCACAAACCTGACGACGCCAGGCGCTGATGTTGGAGTTGGTGACGCCAGTCCAGGTCTCCAGGAACCGGGTGATCGAGGTATGATCAAATACCTGGGAACAAACGCGTCCGCCGCGCGACCATGGAGAAACGATAATCGCCGGCACCCGTATACCCAAACCTATTGGTTGGCTGCCGACATATTCATCGGGTGTTCCCGGCGGCGGCAGGATGGGCATGGCATGATCGTAGAAGCCATCGTTTTCATCGTAATTAAAAATGAAGACGGTGGAGTTATAGACCTGTGGATTCGCTGCGAGAGCATCCAGAACTTGTTTGAGGAGGACCTCTCCATTGGCCGAAGAGTGGGGGGGATGTTCGCAGTAATCGCCTGTCCCGACGATCCAGGAGACCGACGGCAACCTATTGTTGGCTACATCCGAAGCAAAGCCGCTGACCATTGTGGATTGGCTGGAGTAAGCGGCGCGGCCGCGATCGTAGAGAGGGTTCCCCGCTGTGGCCTGTTTGTAAGCGGCGAACATCTGCAGCACGTTCTCCCCGTTGTCACCGGAAACCGAATACACTTTCCAGGAGATGCCTGCCTGCTGCAAAAACTCGGGATAAGTCTTCCAGGTAAAACCGGTGGGTACCGAGCTGTTGTCAATTTCCGGGCCGCCGCCAATGCCGTGGGGATCGATCATCCCGGTCATGTAGGAAATGCGATTGGGATCTGTGGAGGATAACACCGAGCAATGGTATTCGTCACAAATCGTGAAAGCATCGGCCAGCGCGTAATAAAAGGGCAAGTCACTCCGTTCGAAATAGCACATCGTTTCCGCTCCCTTGTTGGGTATCCAGCCATCATTTTTTCCGCCATTGACGGTACTGTGAGTGACCGGCCAGCTATGATTCAAGTCGGTCAAACATTGCAGGGTATTGTGAAAGGGCAGTTCGTAGGAGGAGCCAGTTGGCTGGTAAAAGACATTGTTTCCGTTCGTGAACTGCAGCGCGTTGCGATCATTAAACCCGCGCACTCCGTAGTGCGTGCCGAAGTAGTGGTCGAACGCGCGGTTTTCGTTCATGAAGAGAACGACATGACGGACATCAGCGATGGTGCCGGTGATGCCCGCGGCAGTGACCACTAGTTGCAGTTGAGTGCCCGTATCGACCAAGCTGGCGGTGAATCCGTTGGCTTGCAATCCCGGGGGAAGAACGAGTTTGAACGACCCGCTTCCACTAATCGATCCGTGCTTCAGCAAGAGGTATGTCCCGGTGTGGGTCAGTGCCACACCGCTGATAACATTCACCGGGACGGAGCCATTCAAGGTGATCGGACCGGTCGTGAGTGCTGCGTTGGCGGTCAAGTCCAGTGCACTATTGCCAACCATGGAAATCGGGCCGCTGATGGTCCCGGTTCCTGATAGTTGGCCATTACTTTGAACAGTCACCGGTCCGGAGCCAAGAGTGCCCTTGACCACCAAAGTTCCGTTGCTGATGGTGCAACCACCGCTGAAAGTATTGATGCCTGTGAGAGTCAAAGCGCCGCCGCCATCCAATGTCAAAGACAACGAACCAGTGGTGTTTTTCAAAGTGCCGGAGAACGTCGTGTTGGTAGTTTCGTAAACGTTCAATTGCGGAGCGCCGCCGGCGGTGGAATCATCCACCAAACCAATGCCGGACAAGTTGTTTAGGGTGCAGTTGAACCCGGCCAGATCCAGGGTGCCATTCACAAATGTGTTGCCATAACCAGCGCCGCCGGGAATGCAGCCATTCGCATTCAGCGCCAACGTTCCCTGGGAGATAAGGGTATCGCCGGTGTATTTGTTGGTCACCGCCAGGGTAAGTTTGCCGCTGCCTTGCTTCGTCAAGCCGGTTGAGCCGATGATGCTGCCGGTGCCGTTGATGAGGTAATTATTGGCAGTGTTTGACACTATCAGTTGATAAGGCGAAACAGAGGCCGTCAGATTGACCGCGAAATTTGAGGCGGTGTCGTCCAGGATTGTCTGGCAGGCATCTGTATAGTTGGTCGACAGATTACTCGGCACCAGCCGCCAGGTTTGGTTTGTGGAGAAATCCCAATTCGTACCCGTGGCTCCTGACCAGCGCAAGGTTGTTGAACCGGGCGTCGGTCCAGGAATATAAACAAACGAGACCACGGCATCGGTGTCCGGAAGGGTTTGCAAGGCCGGAGTGAATCCGCTGGTGATATCGCGCGTTTGAATGTCCCAGCCATTCCCGTTTATCTGATAGCTGACCATATTGTCTCCATTGATCGTGCCGCCGTTGTCGGGGGAGATGATCAGAACTCCGTTGTTCGGGTTTACGCCCGGGATGGTCAGATGATACGTGCCGACACCGGAATTAACGACCTGAATGATCTGGCTTTGCATCGCGACTTTGGCGTCGCCCATGAACTTGCCGGAAACAACGGTATGATTGGTCAGGGGAACGCAAACGAAACCGACGTAATCCTGCTCCACGCCGCCATTGTCATCATGACAGGTAATGGTCCACGTGCCATCGCCGTTGGTGGCCGACAAGGCAAAGTTCGCTTCGTTCTTGCCGCCTTCGACGAGGAGGACCGCGTTGCTGGAGTTGAGGCCGAAAGGGCGTAAATCCACCAGGGTTTGGCCGCCGCCTTCGTCGACCACATGGGTGCCCAATGTCAGGGCAGGGTTGCCGATGAGGTGATTGTTCGCGCCGCCGTTGACGCCGCTGGCGTTGTTCAACCAGCCGCCATACCAGCCATCGCTGTAAGGGAACCAGGCGGCAGCAACATTAAAGTTGTATTCACTGTTGTTGGGAGCCTGAAAAACAGGGAGCCAATATTCCCCGCTCGAGCCCGGTGAGCTGCTGGAATTGCTGTCAATGGAACAGGTGCCGTAATTCATGCCTGGGAAAGCGTCTTCACCGTTATCCCGCCCATTTTGATTGATGGATCCCATGAGAATTCCATTCGCCACGTCGTCGGTGGAGATGGCACCGATCTGCACGTTGTAATCCGCCCGGCTCGAGCCCGGACGGATGCGAAAATCATTGATCGAAAGCGTGGTGCTCACCGTGACCGAAGCGGTGTTGTTACTGGTGTCGTTCTGCAGCACGAGCAGGTTGGCGGCCGCAACATGATGTTGCACTTGCGCCACGCCCATGAGTGGGCGGAAAATTGTGGAAAGCACAACGATGGCGAAGAGAATTTTCGATGCCGAGGTTTGCATCAGGGTAGTTTCTGGAACGCTCAGGTTTTTGCAAGCTGTTTGCTTCGGAGCTTCCCCAAAGGCCTGTTGCCTCAAGGATAAATGACACCGGGGATTGGACCGGATTTGGGTATTTGTTGCCTCACATTAAATGACACCGACGTGTTTATTGTTTTTCCCTCCGTCAGGAGGGTCCTTTTGCCCCTGCTGCTGCAGCAGCAGGGGCAAAAAAATTTCTCATTCTTCCATCCCGTCCTCATTTTAAGATCGGTCTGAGTTGTTTATCCGTTTGCCTGGCCAGTTCAAAGGGATCGACGGCGTAATACCAGTCGCGCAACCGTTGCGCCTGTTTCCTACCCAGTTGTCCGCTGCTCACCAGCCGCTGGTAGGCCGTCTGCGGACGGTCGTGACGGCGAACCCAGCGGCTGCCTTCCCGATGCTTGGCCACCAGCTTGGCTGAGGGCAGAAAAAAGTTCTGCAATGGCCCCCAGGTTTCCTTGTAAAGCTGGTTGATCAAGGGCACCGCTGCCGGAGATTCCAACCGGGCATAGCCCAGAACCTGCCGCGGCCACATCCAGTTCTTCTGCTCCACATGCGCATTGTCATCTTTATGATAAGGGCGTGAGCGGGTGAGTTTTACGGGCACCACGCGCTCCTGCAGGTAACGCACCAGATGCCAGTTCAGCCATTCGCTCCCATTGTCAAAATCCATCCCCAGCAAAGGAAATGGCAGGTTTTTTTCCACGTCCCGGGTTTGCTCCAACACCCCTTGGGCACCCTTGTTCCACACGGCCCGACCTTCCGTCCACCCACTCCCCAAACACGTGTAGGTCAGGCTCCAAATGAAATCACCCGCCAGGCTGGAACCGCAATGCGCCACGCTGTCCGCCTCCAAAAATCCCGGACGTTGCTCATCCCACACTTCCCCCTGAATGGGAATCTGGGTCCGCAACAGCGTGCCGGGCCGGGTGCCACATAACCGGCGAGGGACTTCCGCTTTGAGCGGCGCCAGCAGCCGGTCCAGGGTCGCGGCACTGACCTTTCCCAAGAGCTTCTTCTGTGCTGGCAAAAGACTGCCGTAGTGCTTGCCATAATGCGGCAACCACAGGGCCAGCGCCGGTTCCAGCCGCTTGCCACAAAGCTGTTCACTGGCTTTCCAGATCCGCTCGACCACCTCGCGCACCGGCTCATAGACCGGTTCGGCCCCGGGGCGCACTCCGCCCTTGGGCTTGGGCAATTGATCCCCCAACAACTTGATCGCATGCTTGCGATCATAGCCATGATGTTCACAAAACTCATCGAGCATCCGCGTTTTTCCTTCCCGCCCTCGACCGGCATACCGCCTCCGCAAACGTTCCAACTCTTCCGTCCGACAACTGCTCTTTGGCATCTTCATTCTCCAAGTTTGTCGGTGTCATTTTCCCGTGAGGCAACGTATTCCTTCAGTCCGGCTTCCCAACCTCTCTCCGGTGTCATTAATTATGAGTCAACTCGAAGGTTCGCGGCAGAGCCATTAGGATTGTCTTTCGCAATCACGCGTGATATCCTCGACGGTGGTCACCATCGTCGCAAATGACGACTCAAAGATGTTATGAATGAAGTCAAGAAGTGGCTGGCGAGCCTGCTCATCGTGTTGTGCGGGGGCATTTCGGTTTCGGCATTCACGATGACCGATGCTGACACCATATTCACCGCTTACAACAATGCTTTTCTGGTCGGCGGTTATTATGCCGGATGGTGGACCGGGGCGGAAGAGATCGAGATGGCGGAGGACGCCTATGACAACTATCCCTCGACCGCGCGGCAAACCATTGTCTTAAACGCCTGCAATCAATTCATCTCTCACCACGGTTCAAGCTGGACGGTGGCTGGAGGCAACTTCAACAACTACAATGACGATATCTCGTGGGCCGTAATTGCCTTCACCCGGGGTTATCAGATTACCGGCAACACGACCTTTCGGGACGTGGCCAAAAATAATTGGGATGCCATGTATGCCCGCGCCTGGGATACTAATTTCACCGGTGGCGGTCTGTGGTGGAGCACGGATAATATGTATAAGAATGCCGCCGTTCATGGCCCGGCCGCAATCGGCGCATGTCTGCTCTATAATATCTACGGCGACAGTTCTTATCTCACCAAAGCCCAGGCGATTTATGGCTGGGAACGGCGGGTCTTGTTCAACCCCGGCAACGGCTCCATCGCTGACGGCATCACCTACAGCAACACTTTTACCAGTGGCGGAGCGCTGACGTACAATCAAGGCACTTTCATTGGGGCAGCAAACCTTCTCTATCGCGCAACGGGACTGCCCAACTACTATCAGGATGCGGTCCTGGCGGGAAAATATACTCAAAACAGCATGACATCCTCCGCCGGCATTTTGCCGGAGTACAGCTCCGGAACGGATCTTTCCGGATTCAATGGCATTTTCGCGCGCTGGATGGCGCGTTTTGCCAAGGATCAAAATCTTTGGACGGCTTTTGGCCCGTGGCTGACTACCAACGCAAATGCCGCCTGGAGCGTTCGCAACAATAATAATTTGGCCTGGCAGAAATGGGCAACGCCGTTGGGGACGAACGTCCCGGACAGCTGGGGTTGCTCCGCCGCTGTTGTCGTCATGCAAGTTGCCGACCCGAGTCCAGCGGATGCGTTGCAAATCACTCCGCGGAGCGGTTTCGTTGTCGTGGCGCAACGCACCCTTGCACCCAATGCCGCCAGTTCAAATTTGGTGCTGACCAATACCAGTGCCGCGGCAATCAACTGGTCGCTGGTCAACACGTCGGCGTGGCTCATTGTTTCTGCGAGCTCGGGAACACTCGCGACCGCCGGCCCGGCGACAAATGTGCTTGTCAGCCTCGTTCCCTCCGCCACCACGAATCTGGCAGCAGGACGTTATTATACGACCGTTTTGTTCACGAATCTTTCGAGCGGTATCGTCCAGGGACGGTCGTTCAAATTGATTGTCTCGGCTGGCAACGCTCCGATCACGCTGACCGGCTTCAATGCCAGTATCATTGCTCCGAACAGCGCCACTGCTTCCGCGCCGGGCGCCTTCGCTTTCGACGCCCCGAACAATTACGGTTTCTATCAAGCGGGGCTCAGTGGCGGCACGCGTGGATTGCCGCCGGATGGTGCCTTCACCAGCCCGTTGGATGGATCGTCGGTGTTCCAGTTTACGTATGGCAGCACCAATGCCCTGGTCCTGGGATATACTTATCCCAGTTCGGCCACCCTCACGCTCGCCACGCCGCAGGCTTATAATTCCATTACTCTTCTCGCTTGTTCTGCCAACGCCGCCAGCGGGATTGGAACGTTCGTCCTGAATTTCACCAACGGCACGCATAGCCAGGTGTTCAATTTCAACGCGCAGGATTGGTTTGGCACGACTAACAACGTCAGCATCCAAGGCTTTGGGCGGCTTAGATTGGGCGGGAGCTTTGGCCCTGAAGACAACGGAGCGAGCAATCCGAATCTGTACCAGACGACTATTAATCTCGTGGCCCTGGGTATAAATCAGCCGATTGCTTCCATCACCTTTACGAAACCATCCGGTGCCGGCGCGCAGCAAACCACAGGAATATTTGCCGTCAGTGGCGCGGTCATGCCGGCTGCGCCTGCCCTCGGTGTGCAACCCCAGTCCATCGCCAACAATCAACCCGCGCAGGGCGCGACTTTTAGTGCGGTGGCCACGGGCACTCCGCCGCTTGCCTATCAATGGTATTACAGCGCCGACGGGAGTGCCGGATCTTACGCGCCTCTGAATGATCAGACCAATACCAGCCTGGTGTTGAATCCTGTGCTGCAAGCTACCAATGCAGGCAGCTATGTGATGGTCGTCACCAATGCATACGGCGCGGTGACCAGTTCGATTGCGACCCTCGCGGTCTATCGCGCGCCGGTGATCGTTCAACAACCGACTCCGGCCAACCTTTATGTTTTCTCCGGTGCCAGCAACACCTGGACGATGTCAGTCAACGCCGCACTGCCCGTTAGTTATTTTTGGTCTCTGAATGGAACTCCCATTTCCATAGGGGCAAGCTCCACCCTCAAGCTCACCAATTTGCAACCCACAAACTCCGGCAATTACACAGTCGTGGTTAGCAATGCCTTTGGCTCGGTCACGAGCAGCATCGCCTCGCTGACGGTGGTGTCGTCTCCAACTTATCCTTTGGCGCAGACGATTCTGGCAGACCATCCTCTCGGCTATTGGCGGTTGGATGAGACCAGCGGAACTGTGGCCCACGATTACATCTCCGGCAACAACGGCATTTACAGTTCCAAGGTTTTACTCGGGCAGACGGGGGATAATCTGGTGGATACGCACAAGTCGGCAAGATTCGGATTTCTAGCCACCAGCAATAGTTGCGTGACGAACATCATCGCGGATTTTGCGACGACCGGTAACGCGACATTTTCCGTGGAAGCCTGGGTCAACGGCGGTTCGCAGACCACCGATGCCGGGTTGATCACCAAAGGTTACGGAAACGGCGGGGAACAATTCAATCTGGATTGTGGCGGCGGTGGCCACGCGTTCCGGTTCTTTGTTCGCGATGCTTCGGGCGCCACGCACGCGGCTGTCAGCAGTGTTGTGCCAAACAATCAGTGGCATCATTTGGTCGCGGTTTGCGACCAGGTCAACGGTCATGTTTATCTATATGTGGATGGCGTGAATGCCGCCTCAGGTACGATTGGGGTAAATACTGGCCTTTTGGGTTCGGCTCTTCCCGTCAGCATTGGTGCGCGCCAGTCGGGAGCTGCCACGGCGGACGATTTGCAGTTTGTGGGCTACATGGAAGAGGTGGCGATTTACAAATATGCCCTGAGTTCAAATCAGGTGACGGCGCACTTTGTGACGGCCACAAACCGCGCGCCGAAGTTTTTCAGCGATCCTTTCGCAGTGGCAGGCATCACGGCCGGTCAAAGTTATTCCGGCACCCTTGCCACCAGTGCGAGCGATCCCAACGGCGATACGATGACATTTACTAAAGTCAACGGTCCGGCCTGGTTGAGTGTGTCTGGTAACGGCGGCTTGAGCGGGACTCCCGTTTCGAGCGACACAGGAACGAATGTTTTCCTAATGAAGGTGACCGATCCGGGTGGTTTATCCAGCACGGCCACGATGAATCTGCCGGTGGCCGCCGCGCCCGCGATTGCCTCAAGCGCTGTCTTGCAGGGAACGAATCTGATGTTGAACTGGTCGGGAGGCATTGCACCGTTTCAGATCGAGCAAGCGACGAATCTGATTAATCCGGTTTGGGTAAGTTTTGGTG belongs to Pedosphaera parvula Ellin514 and includes:
- a CDS encoding delta-60 repeat domain-containing protein, whose translation is MQRFLLISLVCLCFVGGLHANPGDVDLSFDPGSGINGSVSSVVAQSDGKIIIGGTFSTVRGAVRNFIARLNQDGTADSTFNTGTGPDEPVTCIALQSNGKILVAGTFTNFNGTERDLLARLNPDGTLDTTFTPSSWVGYAATCLAVQADGKILVGVGYGFPGILRLKPDGSLDNTFYPFNTFDSYVSAVAVQTDGKVLIAGDFSYINDTVRNHIARLDASGNLDDSFQFGTGPNFGINSVTLQTNGKLVIGGYFASVNGTTRNNIARLNVDGSLDTAFTTGTDFAVRTVAQQTDGKLIVGGDFTAVNGVSRPGVARLQPDGILDTTFDPATGASNHVNAVCVQANGKVLVGSESSILGYSKWKGLIRLNTNGTPDSAFQSYTGIDGPVNSVAMQRDGKALISGAFASINGTNRNRIARLNVDGTLDTTFNPGSGPGGVPSAYDPSGSYRIDCVASQSDGKALVGGYFNLFQGTNRNALARLNTDGSLDNAFHPAPSEYAEIVSVAVQTDGKIVLGGFFNSINGTSRTNIARLNADGSLDNTFNPGSGATEGGVFCLAVQSDGKVLLGGDFSGVNGVLRRCVARLNADGSLDSTFNPGSGTVNNSVYSLAPQADGKVLIGGAFSKFNGTTNWHIARLNNDGSLDTTFHPGTGTDFNGYVFSIIVQPNGKVLIGGDLRLFNGTPRNGVARLNQDGSLDTVFDPGMGAKNGIYNRVNSLALRPNGTVLIGGDFTIFNGVARTYAVQLWGDPLLYIRKTGNTAVLSWTNAPAFSLQSAPSLTGSYTTLPSATSPYTNLTSGSQKFFRLKAN
- a CDS encoding phosphocholine-specific phospholipase C; this encodes MQTSASKILFAIVVLSTIFRPLMGVAQVQHHVAAANLLVLQNDTSNNTASVTVSTTLSINDFRIRPGSSRADYNVQIGAISTDDVANGILMGSINQNGRDNGEDAFPGMNYGTCSIDSNSSSSPGSSGEYWLPVFQAPNNSEYNFNVAAAWFPYSDGWYGGWLNNASGVNGGANNHLIGNPALTLGTHVVDEGGGQTLVDLRPFGLNSSNAVLLVEGGKNEANFALSATNGDGTWTITCHDDNGGVEQDYVGFVCVPLTNHTVVSGKFMGDAKVAMQSQIIQVVNSGVGTYHLTIPGVNPNNGVLIISPDNGGTINGDNMVSYQINGNGWDIQTRDITSGFTPALQTLPDTDAVVSFVYIPGPTPGSTTLRWSGATGTNWDFSTNQTWRLVPSNLSTNYTDACQTILDDTASNFAVNLTASVSPYQLIVSNTANNYLINGTGSIIGSTGLTKQGSGKLTLAVTNKYTGDTLISQGTLALNANGCIPGGAGYGNTFVNGTLDLAGFNCTLNNLSGIGLVDDSTAGGAPQLNVYETTNTTFSGTLKNTTGSLSLTLDGGGALTLTGINTFSGGCTISNGTLVVKGTLGSGPVTVQSNGQLSGTGTISGPISMVGNSALDLTANAALTTGPITLNGSVPVNVISGVALTHTGTYLLLKHGSISGSGSFKLVLPPGLQANGFTASLVDTGTQLQLVVTAAGITGTIADVRHVVLFMNENRAFDHYFGTHYGVRGFNDRNALQFTNGNNVFYQPTGSSYELPFHNTLQCLTDLNHSWPVTHSTVNGGKNDGWIPNKGAETMCYFERSDLPFYYALADAFTICDEYHCSVLSSTDPNRISYMTGMIDPHGIGGGPEIDNSSVPTGFTWKTYPEFLQQAGISWKVYSVSGDNGENVLQMFAAYKQATAGNPLYDRGRAAYSSQSTMVSGFASDVANNRLPSVSWIVGTGDYCEHPPHSSANGEVLLKQVLDALAANPQVYNSTVFIFNYDENDGFYDHAMPILPPPGTPDEYVGSQPIGLGIRVPAIIVSPWSRGGRVCSQVFDHTSITRFLETWTGVTNSNISAWRRQVCGDMTSAFDFAHPNPDYPIIPGVATVECPVGETPAVPSPQSFPIQESGSMVPMPLPYQPDASCTLNSATSTFTITMTNTGAASVHFGVYANAFRTDGPWPFDVDTTGSANASFSTTATAGKYDFTCYGPNGFQRRFAGSISSDFQKIEAVSVLNPANAGIKIALANSSSTAVTFTVTNGYVVAGSANYIVPAHTTNLINVGSETNNGFYDITVKASADAAFVRRFLGRVEAYVTPMVSGGKLLTNGAFQFSFSGPLAQPFHVMATTNLSNPSSWVSVMSGTFGTDPVTYTETNPSAQSARFYHVVSP
- a CDS encoding glycoside hydrolase family 76 protein, which codes for MNEVKKWLASLLIVLCGGISVSAFTMTDADTIFTAYNNAFLVGGYYAGWWTGAEEIEMAEDAYDNYPSTARQTIVLNACNQFISHHGSSWTVAGGNFNNYNDDISWAVIAFTRGYQITGNTTFRDVAKNNWDAMYARAWDTNFTGGGLWWSTDNMYKNAAVHGPAAIGACLLYNIYGDSSYLTKAQAIYGWERRVLFNPGNGSIADGITYSNTFTSGGALTYNQGTFIGAANLLYRATGLPNYYQDAVLAGKYTQNSMTSSAGILPEYSSGTDLSGFNGIFARWMARFAKDQNLWTAFGPWLTTNANAAWSVRNNNNLAWQKWATPLGTNVPDSWGCSAAVVVMQVADPSPADALQITPRSGFVVVAQRTLAPNAASSNLVLTNTSAAAINWSLVNTSAWLIVSASSGTLATAGPATNVLVSLVPSATTNLAAGRYYTTVLFTNLSSGIVQGRSFKLIVSAGNAPITLTGFNASIIAPNSATASAPGAFAFDAPNNYGFYQAGLSGGTRGLPPDGAFTSPLDGSSVFQFTYGSTNALVLGYTYPSSATLTLATPQAYNSITLLACSANAASGIGTFVLNFTNGTHSQVFNFNAQDWFGTTNNVSIQGFGRLRLGGSFGPEDNGASNPNLYQTTINLVALGINQPIASITFTKPSGAGAQQTTGIFAVSGAVMPAAPALGVQPQSIANNQPAQGATFSAVATGTPPLAYQWYYSADGSAGSYAPLNDQTNTSLVLNPVLQATNAGSYVMVVTNAYGAVTSSIATLAVYRAPVIVQQPTPANLYVFSGASNTWTMSVNAALPVSYFWSLNGTPISIGASSTLKLTNLQPTNSGNYTVVVSNAFGSVTSSIASLTVVSSPTYPLAQTILADHPLGYWRLDETSGTVAHDYISGNNGIYSSKVLLGQTGDNLVDTHKSARFGFLATSNSCVTNIIADFATTGNATFSVEAWVNGGSQTTDAGLITKGYGNGGEQFNLDCGGGGHAFRFFVRDASGATHAAVSSVVPNNQWHHLVAVCDQVNGHVYLYVDGVNAASGTIGVNTGLLGSALPVSIGARQSGAATADDLQFVGYMEEVAIYKYALSSNQVTAHFVTATNRAPKFFSDPFAVAGITAGQSYSGTLATSASDPNGDTMTFTKVNGPAWLSVSGNGGLSGTPVSSDTGTNVFLMKVTDPGGLSSTATMNLPVAAAPAIASSAVLQGTNLMLNWSGGIAPFQIEQATNLINPVWVSFGAATSANSLSVPATNGAAYYRIRGQ